The sequence ttaaaactcaagaaTAATGACCATTTTCTGAATTCAAATTTTGAAGGCCTGGTATGTTCATTACTGATGTTGGACCACATACAGAGGAAAACAGACGTCATTTTGTGACCAGCATTCTGACTTGTCACATCCTGAACAAACCCCTCAAAGCCCTGGAACTCATCTGCATTTTGCACAAGACCCTGATGGAATTTGCTGTTTAAACCTGAACCATATTCTTTGCCCCGAACCTACTGGTTTCCTGATGAGACCTGAAATTTTGGGGAAACAAATAGGCTTTtccacaatatttttttaaatcataagttTTTCACAGGGACCCTCTCAGAAACCCTGGAAAACCAATATCTTTCAGAGGTCACTGATGAAAACCTAGGCTGGGTGGACTTGAGTTGTCAAAGTACATCCACAAAAAGGCTGATTTAAGTTTAGCAAAGGAGAGACATTGAGTTGGGGGAAGAAAGACATATAAAATAATGCCAGTGATTCTGGAAGGCCAGAAGGACATTAATTTTTCCCAGAAACTAATGTGTTCTCTCCTAAATTCTTCATCAGAAAGAGAGGGGGCTTGGTTTGAATTTCCAGGGTATTGCTGATTTCTTAACTCCAAGTATggagcctggcacagaataagtcATTCAGtatgcatttattgaatgctgtgatttgaaggaaaagaacattgctccatctctccttttttcccccccttttctcCATAAAGGTTGAAAAAAATGATGAGGACCAAAAGATTGAACAAGATGGCATCAAACCAGAAGATAAAGCTCACAAGGCCGCGACCAAAATTCAGGCTAGCTTCCGTGGACACATAACGAGGAAAAAGCtcaaaggagagaagaagggTGATGCCCCAGCCGCTGAGGCGGAGGCGAATGAGAAGGATGAAGCCCCCGTCGCTGAGGGTGCggagaagaaggagggagaaggtTCCACTCCCGCTGAAGCGGCCCCAGCCGCCGGCCCCAAGCCGGAAGAGACCGGCAAAGCGGGCGAAACTCCTTCCGaggagaagaagggggagggCGCCCCCGAGGCTGCCACAGAGCAGGCAGCGCCCCAGGCTCCTGCCCCCTCGGAGGAGAAGGCCGGCTCTGCTGAGACAGAAAGTGCCACTAAAGCTTCCACTGACAACTCGCCGTCCTCCAAGGCCGAAGACGCGCCAGCCAAGGAGGAGCCTAAACAAGCCGACGTGCCTGCTGCtgtcactgctgctgctgccgccaccacccCTGCTGCAGAGGATGCTGCTGCCAAGGCAACAGCCCAGCCTCCATCGGAGACTGCGGAGAGCAGCCAAGCGGAGGAGAAGATAGGTGAGCGACCTCCAGGGTCAGACGCCATGGGGGGCCAGGCCACCTGTACTTGCGGGCCTATGTGGAAGGCCAGGCCCCCTGTGCCTTCGAGGGAGAGGGGACATTTCTAGAAGGTGTATTCAGGAAATCAAGGGAAGCTGCGCTGAGTTCCCCAAAGTGGCAGGGCTGAGAGCTAACTCTGGCCGCTACGTTCCCAAATATCTCCAAGCCTGAGAAAGAACTTGGGCAGGTTCGTGTAGCAGCCGGTACTAGACAGGTCTGGCAATTACCTTGTTAACTGGATTGGCATAAAGAGTAAAACTAAATAATCCtggttgaaaaaaatattctgtgtgCTGGATAGACTTAGTTTAATAAGTAATTACTGaggctacatatattttatggatGGGAATTAGCTAATGTGATTATTTAGCTCTGGGAAGTGCCTGGTGTAAATGCAGCCAACTCCCTATTGATTCAGATGATGTAGTTTGTGAATTACCAGCAGCTAAAACATACTCTCAGACCACCTATTCCTAGCCCACAATGTGTTTCTGGGCGTCCTCCCCCATCAGTTGGTGAGCAGTGTGCGTATGTGTATGTATGCTCAGAGAATGTTAATTGTAACGTTAATCGGGGTCAGACTAATTAGGAAAATAAGTCTGTTGATGttgccaaaaacaaaagaaaaaccccaaatatAGAACACGTTGTGAAGTCAAAcataaattatcattttattatcaAAGACACTACTTTCTACCATACACCTACATAATTGAGGGTtgactgtgattttaaaaagttactagaTTCTCTTTGGTTTAGCGCTCTAACCTGGAGTGTTTTCACTATTGTTGCCCAAAGAGCCTGTGCAGAATTGGAATAGAGCATTCACAGTACAAGATAAATTTAAGGGAACTTCACTCCTCAGCACTAGATCTGTCCCTCCACCCCAACCCATCCATAGTGGTGAAGGAGGCCAATGGTCTCCAAGGTCTTTCTCTAGCCTAGTGTGACCCATGAATACCTTTCAGCCCCAAACATTAAAGATAAAGTTGCTTCTGTGCCAGTTGAAAAGGTTGGGTTTACTCCTTTAGAATTTAGTGATTTAACCCACTATGTGTCCAAGGACCCAAATTTGGGCACACACCCACACTGTGCCCTTGGGAAAACACCTACACCATGAGGATGCTCTGGGAAATGCCTTGCTATCTGACCGTTAGATTGAGAAAGTAATTATTGAATATTTGCCATGATATCCATCTCTCCACATTAGATACTGCAGGATAGTGGAAGattattctagatattttctGGTCTACTTCTTTCATTTTACCCCCCAAATTCTGTGAGTAAACAGCCAGATTATAttaactattattgttattagcaTTATCTAACTTCAGATAAAGCACACACCTCTTTCTACCAGTGGCTCATCTTAAATCTTTATTCTAACTATATACCTGCCCCAGGGGCCAGACCTTGAGGTTAAGAAGATGGGAATATTTCCCTGGAAAAGGTAAGGCATGTGATAAGAAtggttttggttttaatttactCAGCAAAACAAACCTTGTTAACTACTCTTCTTTAGGTTTAAGTTCCAGCCTTAGATACAATGGCTAGAAATCACTTTGCATATGACCGACTACCTATTGGTAATTTTCATAAATCTTAGAAATTaatcatgattttaaatatagaaaatatttgacaTTACTCAGATCATATTTTTAAACTGGGATTTCTGAAATTGTAAGTAGAGACAGAAAGACATAATGTGATTTTAGGTATATGCTCATGATTTGGAGTAATAGAAAGGAAGACTGCTTGAATCAATGGaaagtctaaaaataatatattttaaaggaaattcagttttattatttttcaagttaTGATAATTCCAATGAATCAATGAACTATTTTATgtagtacatgctcaataaatgtcaagtgatgaatgaatgaaaattggACAGATTCAATTTATAGATAATAATTTGTTTACTCATCCATATATTCTTTGTGCAGCCTTGCTTACTCCATTCACTTATTTAATTAAGAATGTGTCTGGTCAGTAAAAGCAATAGGGATCATGCTCTGTCCTAAATCTTACAATTTCTGACTAAAAAATGCCTCAGTTAGTCTGAGCTTAATATGTACATTGAAAGGTAATTGAAAAGTATAAATGAAGTTCAACTTGAAGGTAATCACAAAGGGCaatttattttacattgtttctGAGCTTTGGGTAGGTACTGCCCTCTTGGTTAGATCTTGAAATGCTGCCTATAGCTTCTTTCTGGACCGATGTATCTATTAGCCTTGCCTGCTGTAGGTGACAAGCACAAATTACCCAAATATGATGAGTCTTATGGAATCACAGAAGCTACAGGTGACAAGGAGATCTGTCACAGCATAGCAAGCCCAAATTCCCATGGGCCCTGTACCACATTTTCGTCTATCTCGTATTGGATTTCATTCTAATCCTGGTTAAAAGAACAATATTCCCAGTTGAGCACTACTGTTTGGGAATGGACGGCTACCCTGGGTGGCTTTAGGATtctgtgactgcctggaggggtgtaGAGACAGTCTGATACGGTGGAGTAGGATTGGGGGGCAGAACAAGCCAAAAGAGAGATTCAAGACAAAAATTGCTGTCAGTAAGAGGGTCAGAATTTTGGACCACTCTGATCACTACTTTAATACAAACAGGAAttctttctaaattataaatgttttctatattttacttcctttactATTAGTGGGTTTATTACAGGTGGATGCCACTTGCATTAGGAcatttggaactttttttttcatttttttttttaatcctccaaCTATATCTTCCTGTCTCTGCTTTGCCACTCTGTTTGCACATCTCTGCATATGTCTATGGCCAAAAAACTTCCGTGCATTTCTGATGATGATTCCTTTATAGGAGGAGACGTGCTTGTGGTATCTTTAGGGTACTGCCTCCTTTCAGCCATGAGGAGAGGACTTTCAAGCCTCTTTGAATGATAATGTCTTTGGTGTCTCCTGCTGGATAGTGCTCATTGTATAGTGCTCATTGGACAGTGCTCATTGGACTCACGGTAAAAGAATTCTCTGCTATGTCTCTTCTTCTCCATGATAACCCGCTGACTTTCCCTAGTAGAGGACTCCAAAACTTCTGCTCTGGCTATATTCAGTGATGTCGTATTACCAAGGGAACACATCCCGGAGGCTAGAAATCAGAGATGTTGACTGGGTAGCTCTCACAGGGTACTTGACTAGCACTAGTAGAAAGTGTAACTGGGTTATCCTAgattttctgtatgttgattttggcTGCATTTTATTTTCGTGGTCTCTTTACCCTTTTCTAACTGAGGCCATCAATAATGATCCAGGAAAGAGAGGAGTTCTATTCATCATTCCTCTGAATAGAAACTCAGTATCTTTctacctctcttccttctttttcttcctccttcttcttccctccctccctctcttcctctctccctttgttctttcctttttccctttcatttataTTAACTTTCTACCATGCTAGGCATTAGCGTCACAAAGATGCATTAGTGATGGTCGCTGATCTTAAGGAGTTCTGATTTGGTAGTAGGCGTGGGATGAAATTCAGGGAGCGGTTTTGAAAACTATCACAGTAATAATCTCAACTCAGTTAAATTCTACAAAAAGATATGGAGTATCTTTATATGCCAATATACTGTGGGACAAAATATGGATGAGACAGTGCTTCTGCAGTTTGCTACATGCTAAAAAGGTTTTATGTAATGTGTGCCTCTATAGCCAAATTATTAGCAAAAGAATAATGcaaattttatagtttctggAAAGATAATTatgtgtaaaaaaatgaaatacccaACCCACATTTTTGGAGTTGGAGAAATTCTTTACTTTCCCCAGAACAAAATGTTCCAAAGGCCCAAGATAACCATCCATGATATTCTTAGCTCTCCAGAAGGTAGACCCACTTCCACCACACTCTGTGTTACATGTGAGATTAACCAAGGATATTTACACTTATTTGACACAGTGCCTCAGAAGCAGTTTTGATTTGATATGTGGTTTCAACCACTTCCCAAGTTTATACACAATTCATAAAGAGTGAAAATTTGGGGTGTGAAAGTCCGTAAATGCTATCTATAAAACAGGAGCACCCTGTCAGCTACTCAGTAGCACGCTGCTTAAATACTGTTGATTATTAAGCTTTTATAGAGCACTTTTATATTGCTCTAGTAATCATTTTTATTGGCTTTTCTTGAAAACACTCCAGTGGCATtcgataatatttttctttctgcttttacaTTCTGAGAACAGGGGCAAAGTAAATGAATATTCTGCCCACAGACACAGTGACAAAGTAGGGGTCAAACTGATAGACCCCCTAAACCCTCACCTTAATCTTGGCCTTGCAGTTCTTTACCTCTCTTTTAAGGTGCTATGTTTTATCTCAATTCCTGCGTTTTCTCTTTATCTTAGCAGTTGTGAAAATTTCTGATTATTGTCAGGAAATACTAGCCAGGTCCTAGGACATTCTGTGCCCTCCATGCCCAGTAAGATATACCAAGGAAAGAATGCTGGAGACCAGGGGTATAGCCTCAATAATTTTACTAATGAGATGTGTGATATGAGGCAAGTAATTgcttctctctgggcttcagttgtCTCTTCATTAAGAGAAGGGGTTAAGGTAGTTGGTTTTTaaggtttaaaatatatagtttctactgagcctgcgctctagagctcacgtgccacaactactgaagcctgcgcgcctagagcccatgcttctcaacaagagaagacaccgcactgccgcaacaaatagtagcccccgctcgccgcaaccagagaaagcccacgcgcagcaacaaagacccaatgcagccaaaaataaaaaatttaagaaataaacttcaaaaaaaaaaaaatcagccaagtaaataaataataaaatatatagtttctATAATAGGTAGCACTTAATGAGCATTTATGAAGTGTCAGaccctgtgctaagtgctatgTGGGGATTATCCTATTTAATCATCAGAACCATTCTGTGGTGTAAGTGCTTCAATTTCCCCTTCCacttttacagatgtggaaactgaggttaaGAGACATTGAGGCACGTCATCAGCATGAACAGCTGGCAAGTAGCTAAACCACGAGCTGAACCCCGGCAGCTTGATTGCCGAGGTCATACATTGAACCCTGACACCCAGGGAGAAATGAAGATGAGAGGAATGTCTAAGAACCCAGGCATCCTGTCCTAGTCTAAGACCATCCCCCTCATTTGTATAATTGGATACTCCAGACTCTTGTCTGGGAATCATTAATGATTGCATTTATAGGCGGGTATCCAGTAACTAATCACACTCCTTGGTCATAACTTTCTCACAGCTCCGTCACCCCAGAGTTATTGGGGGTATTAAACTGGTTTTGAGTCTTGAGTTCTTAGTTTGAAAATCCTTCAAGTACTGTTTGATTAGGCCCCAGAGAGCTGTAAGATCAGTTAAAATTGATTGTTCTTAACAGGAGTACTGCTGACTCCATTAAACATGCCAGAGCTGAAATTTAGAAATTGAAATGTTCGGAATTCAATCAGATGAAAGCAATTTCATGTATTCTAGACAATTTCTATCCTAAATTTATCAGAATTAGTATCTTTCAAAATTCTTGCTTATATTGTTGCTCCCTTTTGGCAAGCACATTTCTAAAGGACCCCCGATACCTTTATAACTAGAATAGTATAAAGAACTTAATAGGTAGAACAGATAGGAGAGCAATCACTGTCTCTTCAAACAAAAAATTTAAGCAGACAGAAGATAGGAAGAGACGTAATTTAGAGTCAAGAAACTCATATTACGAGgctttttatccattcttttatAGCTCATATTTAATAACTACTATCACCTTATTAAAAAAGCCAATAAACAGAAAAGCATGTTGCTCCCCCAATTTTAAAGTGGTGAAGCTATATTTGGAAGTGAAACTCAAACAATATTTCTTAGAGTGTAGAATATTTTTCAGACACTAATGCatgtttatcaaatattttttcctcttttttctctgcgtacacacacgcacacatgcatatCTACCCAATTCTAAAAGGATTACAAGGAGGAAGAACCAAGAGTAGCAAGAGTTACATAGTCCATTTGGCTAAACATGGGGAGAGAGCAGAACACCCGATCTAATGGACTAGAAAGCACTGAGTGGTCGTTACTCTTATTTTGTCCTTACAATCATAGCTTCATTAAGTAAAGAATGAAAAGCTTTCTATAACCAGGcataaaaggaagggaagaaggaaagcaatAATGCTGCTTAAAGCTGTAAGACTGGAGCCCTTGAAGATCTCCCAAGACTATACGGTTTACAGTATGCACAGAGGAGGGAAAGGTTTGGAAGGATGTGTAAGTTTTGCCAGCCGTCTTAGTCATGTTTTAATTTTGTGCCCTAAGGAAATGACTGAATCGGGTGCTGAACCGCAGACCAATTCATATCATCAAGAACATTTGAGTCACTGCTTTCTTCAAAAAATCTTTAGCCAGTTGTTAATCTCACAACACTAAAGCTTGGCTCTCTAAGCAAATAATTTGTTTTGAGGCTTATTTAAAAGAATTGCCCATAAATTGTTTTCACAAGGATGATGAATAACATCATGTTTTTTAATAGATCCAGTATCTTGTAGGAAGTATATAGAGCAAATGCTCTGTATTTCAAGCATAATAGACTAAAGACTGCCTATAGTCAAGAGACCTGGATTCTTGTTCAGATTCTGCTGATGATTTCAGGCCAGCTCTTTTGCCCTCTAGAGGAGCCTGGTTTCAACATCTTCAAAGTAAATGGGTTCAACTAGGTTTTCTCTGCTTTCTAGCTTCAGAAGGCAAGTGTGCAGTGGTAGACTAAAGAGACATCTGGAAGAGTGGGCATATGGCCTCTTACTCAAACATTCTCACTTCCCTGTAGTGCCTTATTTTCTAAACTATTAGATAGTGGGTTTAGGGGACAGGGCAGATAGTAGAAGAAGTCTGGATGGACGGGTGAAGATTTCAGGAAGAGACAGCACTAAGAAAGTTTATGGTTACACTGGAAGCCCAGGAGACTGCAAGGAAATCTCAGTGGAATTTTCTAACCCACCTTACACTTGAGATTGAAAATAAAGAGTTGACAATGATGTTTTCAGATATGGTTAGACTTGCTTTTAACCTCCCTGCAATGGAAAACTACAGCTCTAGTGGCTATAATTTACTGTCAATAGTTTCACTTTCATCTTAGACTTAATTTATTATtcgtttattttttaatacccatattatttcattaaagtAATTTAAACAGCTTCAAGGGTATATAAAGCCTTGGATTCTTGTGTAGAGCAATGGATGCATTTGACAGACAATTGTGGTTGATAAGCTTTTCAAAGATTTTGTCGGTAGACCTTC is a genomic window of Delphinus delphis chromosome 4, mDelDel1.2, whole genome shotgun sequence containing:
- the GAP43 gene encoding neuromodulin translates to MLCCMRRTKQVEKNDEDQKIEQDGIKPEDKAHKAATKIQASFRGHITRKKLKGEKKGDAPAAEAEANEKDEAPVAEGAEKKEGEGSTPAEAAPAAGPKPEETGKAGETPSEEKKGEGAPEAATEQAAPQAPAPSEEKAGSAETESATKASTDNSPSSKAEDAPAKEEPKQADVPAAVTAAAAATTPAAEDAAAKATAQPPSETAESSQAEEKIEAVDETKPKESARQDEGKGEELEADQEHA